The region ATGCCATTATTATATATTGGTTTAACTCTTATTTTATTTACATTCTTGTTTAAGATTTCTGCATTCCCATTCCAACAATGGGTGTTAGATGTTTATAGAGGTGCACCGATGATTATCACTGCATTTATGGCATCTACATTTAAAATTGCAATTTTCTCTTTCTTCTTAAGAGCAATCTTACAAGATATAGAACCATTAATTGATTTCTGGGATTCTATTATTTATGTAATTATTGTATTAACTTTAGTATTTGGAACTTGGTTAGCAGTAACACAAAAAATTGTTAAAAGAATGCTTGCAGCTTCATCGATTGTTCATACAGGATATATGTTATTAGCATTTATTGCTATTGGTCAAAATATTGATGCAGCTTATGCAATTGTATTTTATCTAATTGCATACCTTTTATCAGCACTTGGTTCTTTTGGACTTGTTTCTCATATTATTTCAGAAACAAAAGTAAGAGTTACATATGATGACTTCAAAGGTTTAGCACATGAAAGACCATTTTTAGCAGCAATGATGACAGTATTTATGTTCTCTCTTGCTGGTATCCCATCAACTATAGGATTTATAGGTAAGTTTTATGTATTTACAGAAGCAATCAATGCTGGATTTACTGCTTTAGCAATCTTAGCAATTATTGCAACTTTTGTGTCTGTATATTATTACTTTAAACTTATTGCAATGATGTACTTTTATCCAACAAAAGATGAATGTGTGTCAAATGACTTCAATGACAGAAGAATCTCAACTTATGCTATTGCATTCTTGGCAATTGCTACAGTTGTAGGTGGAATTGGTAGTGTAATTGTATTCTTTATACCTGCACTTAATATCGATTCATTAATCAATTTAACTCAAATCTCAATTCAATCACTATTTATCAAATAGTGATGTGTTGATAGGTAACATGTATGCATAATATTTTAAAATTATGTATACATGCTTAAGCTTTAAAAAACCCCATAAAATGGGATATTTTATTTTAAAAATGTACACTTCGTACAATAATTGTACATAGCTTTTACATAATTGTGCACCCCAATATAAGGGGAATTTCGCTATTATAATGCTATTAAACAGACGAAAAAATTCATTAAGAAAGGATGTCAAATGAGTGACCTAATAGAAGGTTATTTAGGTAAGACTGTAGAGAGAAAGAAGAGTAGAGTTCCAGCTAAACTTGATTATATTCAAAGTGCAACTGGTTTATTTCTAGGTCTTTTTATGTGGGGACATATGTTTATGGTGTCTTCTATTTTAGTTAGTAAAGATTTTATGTACGCTGTTACAAAATTCTTTGAAGCAAGTTTTATTTTTGATGGAGGTAATCCTTTATTAGTTTCTATTCTTGCATTAGTTGTATTTATTATATTTATAACACACGCTGCAATGGGTATGAGAAAACTTCCAGCTAACTTCAAGCAATATCAAGTTATGAAGGCTCATGCAAATAACATGGGACACGAAGATACAAAGTTATGGTTTGTTCAAGCTTTTACTGGTTTTGCTATGTTCTTCTTAGGTTCAGTACACTTATATATCATTATGACTCAAGCAGATGCAATTGGACCATATGCGAGTGCAGATAGAGTTTGGTCTAACTGGATGTGGCCATTATATATTCTTTTATTGTTAGCTGTTGAATTCCATG is a window of Halarcobacter sp. DNA encoding:
- a CDS encoding NADH-quinone oxidoreductase subunit N — encoded protein: MSQLIHILPVLTVLIAAVALMFMSMYENKFSIKTFITVSSVVLVATLIMAFIPFGESYSIKPYESIFNNVLIFDTFSNFFHVLLIGGTLLTLLIGEHYFQHRSYFKGEFFSILLFALFGMMLLANANELVTAYIALEIASFAVYIMVGYNSDDSRRVEAIFKYLVLGSFIGAFYLLGVVLVYGVTQTTNLTEIATFITSNNVADMPLLYIGLTLILFTFLFKISAFPFQQWVLDVYRGAPMIITAFMASTFKIAIFSFFLRAILQDIEPLIDFWDSIIYVIIVLTLVFGTWLAVTQKIVKRMLAASSIVHTGYMLLAFIAIGQNIDAAYAIVFYLIAYLLSALGSFGLVSHIISETKVRVTYDDFKGLAHERPFLAAMMTVFMFSLAGIPSTIGFIGKFYVFTEAINAGFTALAILAIIATFVSVYYYFKLIAMMYFYPTKDECVSNDFNDRRISTYAIAFLAIATVVGGIGSVIVFFIPALNIDSLINLTQISIQSLFIK
- a CDS encoding fumarate reductase cytochrome b subunit: MSDLIEGYLGKTVERKKSRVPAKLDYIQSATGLFLGLFMWGHMFMVSSILVSKDFMYAVTKFFEASFIFDGGNPLLVSILALVVFIIFITHAAMGMRKLPANFKQYQVMKAHANNMGHEDTKLWFVQAFTGFAMFFLGSVHLYIIMTQADAIGPYASADRVWSNWMWPLYILLLLAVEFHGTIGLYRLAVKWGWFDGKDPKATRKKLKTYKKALTWFFLILGFATLAAYMKIGYENKQAGNVGNKYVPTAQIMEYKINDGRVA